In Dama dama isolate Ldn47 chromosome 9, ASM3311817v1, whole genome shotgun sequence, the following proteins share a genomic window:
- the RNF44 gene encoding RING finger protein 44 isoform X3: MQPWALAVTRWAPSAPGGQRRFPAGPSSSPGQFWGSPSREGPLASPPAQDERFPSQQLPPRPAHLPVEERRASAPAGGSPRMLHPASQQSPFMVDLHEQVHQGPVPLSYTVTTVTTQGFPLPTGQHIPGCSTQQLPACSVMFSGQHYPLCCLPPPQLIQACTMQQLPVPYQAYPHLISSDHYILHPPPPAPHPQPAHMAPLGQFVSLQTQHPRMPLQRLDNDVDLRGDQHPLGSFTYSTSAPGPPLSVPMHYLPHDTLHQELSFGVPYSHVMPRRLSTQRYRLQQPLPPPPPPPPPPPYYPSFLPYFLSMLPMSPTAMGPTISLDLDVDDVEMENYEALLNLAERLGDAKPRGLTKADIEQLPSYRFHPDSHQSEQTLCVVCFSDFEARQLLRVLPCNHEFHTKCVDKWLKANRTCPICRADASEVPREAE; encoded by the exons ATGCAACCATGGGCTCTGGCAGTGACTAGGTGGGCACCCTCTGCCCCTGGGGGTCAACGGCGATTCCCTGCAGGACCCAGCAGCAGCCCGGGCCAGTTCTGGGGAAG CCCCAGCCGCGAGGGCCCCCTGGCCAGCCCGCCTGCCCAGGATGAGCGCTTCCCCTCCCAGCAGCTGCCGCCCCGACCAGCACACCTCCCCGTAGAGGAGCGCCGAGCCTCGGCTCCTGCCGGCGGGAGCCCCCGAATGCTGCACCCAGCCTCCCAGCAGAGCCCGTTCATGGTTGATCTCCACGAGCAG GTGCACCAGGGACCTGTCCCTCTGTCCTACACAGTCACCACGGTGACCACCCAAGGCTTCCCCTTGCCTACAGGCCAGCACATCCCTGGCTGCAGCACTCAGCAGCTCCCAGCATGCTCCGTGATGTTCAGCGGGCAGCACTACCCGCTCTGCTGCCTCCCGCCCCCG CAGCTGATCCAGGCGTGCACCATGCAGCAGCTCCCGGTGCCCTACCAGGCCTACCCCCACCTCATCTCCAGTGACCACTACATCCTGCACCCCCCGCCGCCGGCCCCGCACCCCCAGCCCGCTCACATGGCACCTCTTGGGCAGTTTGTGTCCCTGCAGACACAGCACCCACGCATG CCCCTGCAGCGCCTCGACAATGATGTGGATCTCCGGGGGGATCAGCACCCCCTGGGGAGCTTCACCTACTCCACCTCGGCCCCCGGCCCTCCCCTGTCCGTGCCCATGCACTACCTGCCCCACGACACCCTGCACCAGGAGCTGTCCTTCGGTGTG CCATATTCCCACGTGATGCCTCGGAGACTGAGCACCCAGAGATACCGTCTGCAACAGCCgctccccccgccgcccccgccgcctccCCCACCACCGTACTACCCCAGCTTCCTGCCCTACTTCCT CTCGATGCTGCCGATGTCACCGACAGCAATGGGGCCCACCATCAGCCTGGATCTTGATGTGGATGACGTGGAGATGGAGAACTATGAG GCTCTCCTGAATCTGGCCGAGCGGCTGGGAGATGCCAAACCCCGTGGCCTCACCAAAGCGGACATCGAGCAGCTTCCATCATACCGCTTTCACCCGGACAGTCACCAGTCGGAGCAGACGCT GTGTGTCGTCTGCTTCAGTGATTTCGAGGCGCGGCAGCTGCTCCGGGTCCTCCCCTGCAACCATGAGTTCCACACCAAGTGTGTCGACAAGTGGTTGAAG GCCAACCGGACGTGTCCCATTTGCCGGGCCGACGCTTCCGAGGTGCCCAGGGAGGCTGAGTGA
- the RNF44 gene encoding RING finger protein 44 isoform X1 — translation MVRDPRFLKSQRSGPDAAVWPLVPDVPLSTAQRSEKGGRVPWPSPSSPLPPLMQPWALAVTRWAPSAPGGQRRFPAGPSSSPGQFWGSPSREGPLASPPAQDERFPSQQLPPRPAHLPVEERRASAPAGGSPRMLHPASQQSPFMVDLHEQVHQGPVPLSYTVTTVTTQGFPLPTGQHIPGCSTQQLPACSVMFSGQHYPLCCLPPPQLIQACTMQQLPVPYQAYPHLISSDHYILHPPPPAPHPQPAHMAPLGQFVSLQTQHPRMPLQRLDNDVDLRGDQHPLGSFTYSTSAPGPPLSVPMHYLPHDTLHQELSFGVPYSHVMPRRLSTQRYRLQQPLPPPPPPPPPPPYYPSFLPYFLSMLPMSPTAMGPTISLDLDVDDVEMENYEALLNLAERLGDAKPRGLTKADIEQLPSYRFHPDSHQSEQTLCVVCFSDFEARQLLRVLPCNHEFHTKCVDKWLKANRTCPICRADASEVPREAE, via the exons GGTCGTGTGCCCTGGCCCAGCCCCTCCAGCCCTCTGCCACCCCTGATGCAACCATGGGCTCTGGCAGTGACTAGGTGGGCACCCTCTGCCCCTGGGGGTCAACGGCGATTCCCTGCAGGACCCAGCAGCAGCCCGGGCCAGTTCTGGGGAAG CCCCAGCCGCGAGGGCCCCCTGGCCAGCCCGCCTGCCCAGGATGAGCGCTTCCCCTCCCAGCAGCTGCCGCCCCGACCAGCACACCTCCCCGTAGAGGAGCGCCGAGCCTCGGCTCCTGCCGGCGGGAGCCCCCGAATGCTGCACCCAGCCTCCCAGCAGAGCCCGTTCATGGTTGATCTCCACGAGCAG GTGCACCAGGGACCTGTCCCTCTGTCCTACACAGTCACCACGGTGACCACCCAAGGCTTCCCCTTGCCTACAGGCCAGCACATCCCTGGCTGCAGCACTCAGCAGCTCCCAGCATGCTCCGTGATGTTCAGCGGGCAGCACTACCCGCTCTGCTGCCTCCCGCCCCCG CAGCTGATCCAGGCGTGCACCATGCAGCAGCTCCCGGTGCCCTACCAGGCCTACCCCCACCTCATCTCCAGTGACCACTACATCCTGCACCCCCCGCCGCCGGCCCCGCACCCCCAGCCCGCTCACATGGCACCTCTTGGGCAGTTTGTGTCCCTGCAGACACAGCACCCACGCATG CCCCTGCAGCGCCTCGACAATGATGTGGATCTCCGGGGGGATCAGCACCCCCTGGGGAGCTTCACCTACTCCACCTCGGCCCCCGGCCCTCCCCTGTCCGTGCCCATGCACTACCTGCCCCACGACACCCTGCACCAGGAGCTGTCCTTCGGTGTG CCATATTCCCACGTGATGCCTCGGAGACTGAGCACCCAGAGATACCGTCTGCAACAGCCgctccccccgccgcccccgccgcctccCCCACCACCGTACTACCCCAGCTTCCTGCCCTACTTCCT CTCGATGCTGCCGATGTCACCGACAGCAATGGGGCCCACCATCAGCCTGGATCTTGATGTGGATGACGTGGAGATGGAGAACTATGAG GCTCTCCTGAATCTGGCCGAGCGGCTGGGAGATGCCAAACCCCGTGGCCTCACCAAAGCGGACATCGAGCAGCTTCCATCATACCGCTTTCACCCGGACAGTCACCAGTCGGAGCAGACGCT GTGTGTCGTCTGCTTCAGTGATTTCGAGGCGCGGCAGCTGCTCCGGGTCCTCCCCTGCAACCATGAGTTCCACACCAAGTGTGTCGACAAGTGGTTGAAG GCCAACCGGACGTGTCCCATTTGCCGGGCCGACGCTTCCGAGGTGCCCAGGGAGGCTGAGTGA
- the RNF44 gene encoding RING finger protein 44 isoform X2 encodes MVRDPRFLKSQRSGPDAAVWPLVPDVPLSTAQRSEKGGRVPWPSPSSPLPPLMQPWALAVTRWAPSAPGGQRRFPAGPSSSPGQFWGSPSREGPLASPPAQDERFPSQQLPPRPAHLPVEERRASAPAGGSPRMLHPASQQSPFMVDLHEQVHQGPVPLSYTVTTVTTQGFPLPTGQHIPGCSTQQLPACSVMFSGQHYPLCCLPPPLIQACTMQQLPVPYQAYPHLISSDHYILHPPPPAPHPQPAHMAPLGQFVSLQTQHPRMPLQRLDNDVDLRGDQHPLGSFTYSTSAPGPPLSVPMHYLPHDTLHQELSFGVPYSHVMPRRLSTQRYRLQQPLPPPPPPPPPPPYYPSFLPYFLSMLPMSPTAMGPTISLDLDVDDVEMENYEALLNLAERLGDAKPRGLTKADIEQLPSYRFHPDSHQSEQTLCVVCFSDFEARQLLRVLPCNHEFHTKCVDKWLKANRTCPICRADASEVPREAE; translated from the exons GGTCGTGTGCCCTGGCCCAGCCCCTCCAGCCCTCTGCCACCCCTGATGCAACCATGGGCTCTGGCAGTGACTAGGTGGGCACCCTCTGCCCCTGGGGGTCAACGGCGATTCCCTGCAGGACCCAGCAGCAGCCCGGGCCAGTTCTGGGGAAG CCCCAGCCGCGAGGGCCCCCTGGCCAGCCCGCCTGCCCAGGATGAGCGCTTCCCCTCCCAGCAGCTGCCGCCCCGACCAGCACACCTCCCCGTAGAGGAGCGCCGAGCCTCGGCTCCTGCCGGCGGGAGCCCCCGAATGCTGCACCCAGCCTCCCAGCAGAGCCCGTTCATGGTTGATCTCCACGAGCAG GTGCACCAGGGACCTGTCCCTCTGTCCTACACAGTCACCACGGTGACCACCCAAGGCTTCCCCTTGCCTACAGGCCAGCACATCCCTGGCTGCAGCACTCAGCAGCTCCCAGCATGCTCCGTGATGTTCAGCGGGCAGCACTACCCGCTCTGCTGCCTCCCGCCCCCG CTGATCCAGGCGTGCACCATGCAGCAGCTCCCGGTGCCCTACCAGGCCTACCCCCACCTCATCTCCAGTGACCACTACATCCTGCACCCCCCGCCGCCGGCCCCGCACCCCCAGCCCGCTCACATGGCACCTCTTGGGCAGTTTGTGTCCCTGCAGACACAGCACCCACGCATG CCCCTGCAGCGCCTCGACAATGATGTGGATCTCCGGGGGGATCAGCACCCCCTGGGGAGCTTCACCTACTCCACCTCGGCCCCCGGCCCTCCCCTGTCCGTGCCCATGCACTACCTGCCCCACGACACCCTGCACCAGGAGCTGTCCTTCGGTGTG CCATATTCCCACGTGATGCCTCGGAGACTGAGCACCCAGAGATACCGTCTGCAACAGCCgctccccccgccgcccccgccgcctccCCCACCACCGTACTACCCCAGCTTCCTGCCCTACTTCCT CTCGATGCTGCCGATGTCACCGACAGCAATGGGGCCCACCATCAGCCTGGATCTTGATGTGGATGACGTGGAGATGGAGAACTATGAG GCTCTCCTGAATCTGGCCGAGCGGCTGGGAGATGCCAAACCCCGTGGCCTCACCAAAGCGGACATCGAGCAGCTTCCATCATACCGCTTTCACCCGGACAGTCACCAGTCGGAGCAGACGCT GTGTGTCGTCTGCTTCAGTGATTTCGAGGCGCGGCAGCTGCTCCGGGTCCTCCCCTGCAACCATGAGTTCCACACCAAGTGTGTCGACAAGTGGTTGAAG GCCAACCGGACGTGTCCCATTTGCCGGGCCGACGCTTCCGAGGTGCCCAGGGAGGCTGAGTGA